A region of Streptomyces paludis DNA encodes the following proteins:
- a CDS encoding hydantoinase B/oxoprolinase family protein, with protein sequence MRSSPVTLEILSRRLTAVVEEMAETIRRTSFSVFVKQTADFGTCLVTPDGEVFAAPRSISGNLMIGLPARAAIESLAPYAPGDIGISNDPDATGGLVTHLPDVWTWAPLYAEGRVVAYAFSFVHASDIGGSVPGSISWTHTDRAQEGVLVPPAKLYDAGRENTALLRTVLANTRVPEENRGDIDAQITGLTAAQRRIDEIVAAYGAEALTDAMADLLDEAAARAAVLLSQLGEGTYRFVDYVEGLTAPGPDGQETVTVPPTRLALELTLAAGRPHLSFKGTSPQVAEAINLPTGGAPGHYMLVFALVNYLVSKDPGIPYNSGLVRAVTADLPPGSVVNPGAGATCGVRAAVFFRIMDCVLGCLAQAAPADALATGSGAVAIATVAHTDPVTGRRRVAVGQPLTGGSGGRPGLDGLHGTSFTGGWLRNVPNELLEQDAPVLVEEYRYRPGSGGAGRHPGGAGITLRLRALADGVTLAVRGMERLLFAPWGLHGGGTGVPGRAVLNPGTPGERRLGRVNVVTLAAGDVLLVETAGGGGLGPPGDRPAEAVAADVARGLLDDERARSAYGVVLRPDGTVDGPATAVARTRTAAREPVFTLGAARTAYERRWPERVQRALVDEVAHHPPTVRAQVYRAAYIAADAGAGPDRPVTTEAVREAVRRAAGQPGTGTVPDGTDIATDTDTGDTSTGVSRPHPPTTGVTP encoded by the coding sequence ATGCGCAGTTCGCCCGTGACACTGGAGATCCTGTCGCGCCGGCTGACCGCTGTCGTGGAGGAGATGGCGGAGACGATCCGCCGGACCAGCTTCAGTGTTTTCGTCAAGCAGACCGCGGACTTCGGCACCTGCCTGGTGACCCCGGACGGCGAGGTGTTCGCCGCGCCCCGGAGCATCTCCGGGAACCTGATGATCGGGCTGCCCGCGCGCGCCGCGATCGAGTCGCTCGCCCCCTACGCGCCCGGCGACATCGGCATCAGCAACGACCCCGACGCCACCGGTGGCCTCGTCACCCATCTGCCGGACGTGTGGACGTGGGCGCCGCTGTACGCCGAAGGCCGCGTCGTGGCCTACGCGTTCAGCTTCGTCCACGCCTCCGACATCGGCGGCTCGGTCCCGGGATCCATCTCCTGGACGCACACCGACCGGGCCCAGGAGGGTGTTCTCGTCCCGCCGGCCAAGCTGTACGACGCGGGCCGGGAGAACACGGCGCTGCTGCGGACCGTACTGGCCAACACCCGGGTGCCGGAGGAGAACCGGGGCGACATCGACGCGCAGATCACCGGGCTGACGGCGGCCCAGCGCCGGATCGACGAGATCGTCGCCGCGTACGGGGCCGAGGCCCTGACCGACGCGATGGCGGACCTGCTGGACGAGGCGGCGGCCCGCGCCGCCGTACTCCTGTCCCAACTGGGCGAGGGCACCTACCGGTTCGTCGACTACGTGGAGGGCCTCACCGCTCCCGGCCCGGACGGCCAGGAGACGGTCACCGTTCCCCCGACCCGGCTCGCCCTGGAACTCACCCTCGCCGCGGGCCGCCCGCACCTCTCGTTCAAGGGCACCTCGCCCCAGGTCGCCGAGGCGATCAACCTGCCGACCGGAGGCGCGCCCGGACACTACATGCTGGTGTTCGCCCTGGTGAACTATCTGGTCTCCAAGGACCCCGGCATCCCCTACAACTCCGGCCTGGTCCGGGCCGTCACCGCGGATCTGCCCCCGGGCTCCGTGGTCAACCCCGGCGCCGGCGCCACCTGCGGGGTCCGCGCGGCGGTGTTCTTCCGCATCATGGACTGTGTGCTCGGCTGTCTGGCCCAGGCCGCGCCCGCGGACGCGCTCGCGACCGGCTCCGGCGCGGTGGCGATCGCGACGGTCGCCCACACCGATCCGGTCACCGGCCGGCGGCGGGTCGCCGTCGGCCAGCCGCTGACCGGCGGCTCGGGCGGCCGTCCCGGCCTGGACGGGCTGCACGGCACCAGCTTCACCGGCGGCTGGCTGCGCAACGTCCCCAACGAACTCCTCGAACAGGACGCCCCCGTCCTCGTCGAGGAGTACCGCTACCGCCCCGGCTCCGGGGGAGCCGGCAGGCACCCCGGCGGCGCGGGCATCACCCTGCGCCTGCGGGCCCTCGCGGACGGTGTGACCCTCGCCGTCCGCGGCATGGAACGCCTGCTGTTCGCACCGTGGGGGCTGCACGGCGGCGGTACGGGGGTGCCCGGCCGCGCGGTCCTCAACCCCGGCACCCCGGGGGAGCGGCGGCTGGGCCGGGTCAACGTCGTCACCCTGGCGGCCGGCGACGTACTCCTCGTGGAGACCGCGGGCGGCGGCGGCCTCGGCCCGCCCGGCGACCGGCCCGCCGAAGCGGTCGCCGCCGATGTGGCCCGCGGACTCCTCGACGACGAGCGGGCCCGCTCCGCGTACGGGGTCGTCCTGCGGCCCGATGGCACCGTCGACGGCCCCGCCACCGCTGTGGCGCGTACGCGAACGGCCGCGCGTGAGCCGGTCTTCACACTCGGCGCGGCCCGCACCGCCTACGAGCGGCGCTGGCCCGAGCGGGTGCAGCGGGCCCTCGTCGACGAGGTGGCACACCACCCGCCGACCGTACGCGCCCAGGTCTACCGGGCCGCCTACATCGCCGCGGACGCCGGGGCCGGACCGGACCGCCCGGTGACCACCGAGGCCGTACGCGAGGCCGTACGCCGGGCCGCCGGACAGCCCGGCACCGGCACCGTCCCCGACGGAACAGACATTGCCACTGACACCGACACCGGCGACACCAGCACCGGCGTGTCCCGCCCGCACCCGCCCACCACAGGAGTGACACCGTGA
- a CDS encoding LLM class flavin-dependent oxidoreductase has protein sequence MTTGTPLRFGLMTYEAAPWPELIARWRRFEDQGWDSLWAGDHLWSALDPEGRPVRGRFDAWMLAAGIASATSRVTVGTLVSAAPLRNPAMVAKQAMTLDHLSGGRAVAGIGAGGNPKDLAYAGVAPWPPADRGPLLDEYLTVVRGVLEQDRFDHDGPHFGVAGAVRAPGPVTGERPPLLVAAHVDATLAVAARHADVWSSYGSLFSQLRRGVKLDEKESLRLTGERAALLDAHAERAGRDPASIRKSFMAGFTEDAPWESVERFRDFVGRFTGIGITEFMFPFPLQGPHREGVFEEVVAEVLPRLRAGERP, from the coding sequence GTGACGACCGGCACCCCCCTCAGGTTCGGCCTGATGACCTACGAGGCCGCTCCCTGGCCGGAACTCATCGCGCGCTGGCGCCGGTTCGAGGACCAGGGCTGGGACAGCCTGTGGGCCGGAGACCACCTCTGGAGCGCCCTGGATCCCGAAGGACGCCCCGTGCGCGGCCGGTTCGACGCCTGGATGCTCGCCGCCGGCATCGCCTCGGCCACCTCGCGCGTCACTGTCGGCACCCTGGTCAGCGCGGCCCCCCTGCGCAATCCCGCCATGGTCGCCAAGCAGGCGATGACACTCGACCACCTCTCCGGTGGCCGCGCCGTGGCCGGTATCGGCGCCGGCGGCAATCCGAAGGACCTCGCGTACGCGGGCGTCGCCCCCTGGCCCCCGGCCGACCGGGGACCCCTGCTCGACGAGTACCTCACCGTCGTCCGGGGCGTACTGGAACAGGACCGCTTCGACCACGACGGACCGCACTTCGGCGTGGCGGGCGCGGTGCGCGCGCCCGGCCCGGTCACGGGCGAGCGGCCGCCGCTGCTGGTCGCCGCCCATGTGGACGCCACCCTCGCGGTCGCCGCCCGCCACGCCGACGTGTGGAGCAGTTACGGCAGCCTGTTCTCCCAGCTCCGCCGCGGTGTGAAGCTCGACGAGAAGGAGAGCCTGCGGCTGACCGGGGAACGCGCCGCCCTCCTGGACGCCCACGCCGAGCGCGCGGGCCGTGACCCGGCCTCCATCCGCAAGTCCTTCATGGCCGGATTCACCGAGGACGCCCCCTGGGAATCGGTGGAACGCTTCCGGGACTTCGTGGGCCGCTTCACCGGGATCGGCATCACCGAGTTCATGTTCCCCTTCCCCCTCCAGGGCCCGCACCGCGAGGGCGTGTTCGAGGAGGTCGTGGCCGAGGTGCTGCCGCGCCTGCGGGCCGGGGAGCGACCGTGA
- a CDS encoding M20 metallopeptidase family protein, which produces MNGARELLGPGARRLAGELTALRRRLHAVPEVGLRLPLTRATVLDALAAVAAGTGGALELTTGRAVDSVTAVLHGARPGPVVLLRADMDALPVRETTGLPFAADADRMHACGHDLHTAALVGAARLLAGHRGSMAGSVVLMFQPGEEGYDGAGEMLAEGVLDAAGRPVDAAYALHVVADLPAGRCYTRPGPVMAAYGILDVTVRGRGGHGGRPHEALDPVPVAMAAVTAVQSHTDRRFDAFDPVVVTVGEFHAGTAPNVIPADARFRAGVRSFSAGATARLAAELPPLVRGIAQAHGLEADAAFTHVLPATVNDPVHADHFARTATGLFGAGRYEELARPRVGSEDFSRVLERVSGAYGYLGAAPPGQDRPAGNHSPTAVFDESVLPDAALLLAALAWRHVGTPPTSCP; this is translated from the coding sequence GTGAACGGGGCACGGGAGCTGCTCGGCCCCGGTGCCCGGCGGCTCGCCGGGGAGCTGACCGCGCTGCGCCGCCGGCTGCACGCCGTACCGGAAGTGGGGCTGCGGCTGCCGCTCACCCGGGCCACCGTCCTGGACGCGCTGGCCGCGGTCGCCGCCGGCACCGGCGGCGCGCTGGAGCTGACCACGGGCCGCGCCGTCGACTCGGTGACCGCGGTGCTGCACGGCGCCCGGCCGGGCCCCGTCGTCCTGCTGCGCGCCGACATGGACGCCCTGCCGGTGCGCGAGACCACCGGGCTGCCGTTCGCCGCCGACGCCGACCGTATGCACGCCTGCGGACACGACCTGCACACCGCCGCGCTGGTGGGCGCGGCGCGCCTGCTCGCCGGACACCGGGGGAGCATGGCCGGCAGTGTCGTGCTGATGTTCCAGCCCGGCGAGGAGGGGTACGACGGCGCGGGGGAGATGCTCGCGGAAGGGGTCCTGGACGCCGCCGGCCGCCCGGTCGACGCCGCGTACGCCCTGCATGTGGTCGCCGACCTGCCGGCCGGCCGCTGCTACACCCGCCCCGGCCCGGTGATGGCCGCCTACGGCATTCTCGACGTCACCGTACGCGGGCGCGGCGGCCACGGCGGCCGGCCGCACGAGGCGCTGGACCCGGTCCCCGTGGCCATGGCGGCGGTCACCGCCGTACAGAGCCACACCGACCGGCGTTTCGACGCCTTCGACCCCGTCGTGGTCACCGTGGGGGAGTTCCACGCGGGGACGGCGCCCAACGTCATCCCCGCCGACGCCCGGTTCCGGGCCGGTGTGCGGTCCTTCTCCGCCGGGGCCACCGCGCGCCTCGCCGCCGAACTGCCGCCACTGGTACGGGGCATCGCACAGGCGCACGGCCTGGAGGCGGACGCGGCCTTCACCCACGTCCTGCCCGCCACCGTCAACGACCCGGTCCACGCGGACCACTTCGCCCGTACCGCGACCGGCCTGTTCGGGGCCGGCCGCTACGAGGAACTCGCCCGGCCCCGGGTCGGCTCCGAGGACTTCTCCCGGGTCCTGGAACGGGTTTCCGGAGCGTACGGCTACCTCGGCGCGGCTCCGCCGGGCCAGGACCGGCCCGCCGGAAACCACTCCCCGACGGCGGTGTTCGACGAATCGGTCCTGCCCGACGCCGCCCTCCTGCTGGCCGCCCTCGCCTGGCGGCACGTCGGAACCCCTCCCACGTCCTGTCCATGA